One stretch of Bacteroidia bacterium DNA includes these proteins:
- a CDS encoding helix-turn-helix domain-containing protein has protein sequence MEAIVERISKIIDESGMDKKTISEKLDIAAATLSHISSGRNNPSLDLVIKLLTLFPNVSPDWLLFGAGDKERGGIEQRQADNHEYNNRVQLLKMLITEHYRTEMSLLDDLKQDKG, from the coding sequence ATGGAAGCAATTGTTGAACGCATAAGTAAGATTATCGATGAGTCGGGCATGGATAAAAAAACCATTTCTGAAAAATTAGATATTGCCGCTGCTACATTATCCCATATTAGTTCAGGTAGAAACAATCCAAGTTTAGACTTGGTGATTAAGTTGTTAACACTTTTCCCTAATGTTTCACCGGATTGGTTATTGTTTGGTGCAGGCGATAAAGAAAGGGGTGGGATAGAGCAAAGGCAAGCAGACAATCATGAATATAATAACAGAGTCCAATTGTTAAAAATGCTCATCACTGAACATTACAGAACAGAAATGAGCTTGCTGGATGATTTGAAGCAAGACAAAGGCTAA
- a CDS encoding metalloregulator ArsR/SmtB family transcription factor produces MAKSKRSLFSDKDSETAEIAKSLGHPARVQILKLLLMKSPQNCSEIVEQIPLAQATVSQHLSELKHSGMITDKREANMVLYSANKERVVNAFNLFNDLLLGHVKNVKQQKLF; encoded by the coding sequence ATGGCTAAATCTAAAAGAAGTTTATTTTCAGACAAAGATTCTGAAACTGCAGAAATAGCAAAGTCTTTAGGACATCCTGCTCGAGTTCAAATTCTCAAATTATTACTTATGAAAAGTCCACAAAACTGCTCTGAGATTGTTGAACAGATTCCACTTGCACAAGCAACAGTATCTCAACATCTGTCAGAACTAAAACATTCCGGCATGATAACAGATAAAAGAGAAGCAAACATGGTATTGTATTCTGCCAACAAAGAAAGGGTTGTAAATGCATTTAATCTATTCAATGACTTACTGCTTGGCCATGTAAAAAATGTAAAACAGCAGAAATTGTTTTAG
- a CDS encoding lysophospholipid acyltransferase family protein: MNHFQKVFLFYPIKLLSLLPLQALYFIFYPCYFLLFYIFRYRRKITNQNLSNAFPNKSKKEISTIEKKYYKYLTKLFSEFVKGISISEKELRKRVVLHDRDVLQNIYNNHGAAIVLLGHYGNWELIALASELIAPHHFNIIYKPLTSQFSNHLMQKIRTRFGADVTPMEFTYTAIKNLQNEKVLFTLVNDQSPSNIKNVHWINFLNQQTAFMSGALTITKRLNIPVCFLEIKSYKSGFYELYPKVIIEDNTHHSTEGVIKIYAQLLEDNIRQKPELWLWSHRRWKHKAQ; the protein is encoded by the coding sequence TTGAATCATTTTCAAAAAGTATTTTTATTCTATCCTATAAAACTATTGAGCCTGCTTCCTTTGCAGGCTCTTTATTTTATATTCTATCCATGTTACTTCTTACTATTCTATATTTTCCGTTATAGGCGAAAAATAACGAATCAAAACCTCTCCAATGCCTTTCCAAATAAAAGCAAAAAGGAAATAAGCACTATTGAAAAGAAATACTATAAATACCTCACTAAACTATTTTCTGAGTTTGTAAAGGGAATTAGTATTTCAGAAAAAGAACTAAGAAAGAGGGTTGTATTACATGACAGAGATGTGTTGCAGAATATTTATAATAATCATGGAGCAGCCATTGTGTTATTGGGTCATTATGGAAATTGGGAATTAATTGCTTTGGCATCCGAACTAATTGCCCCTCATCATTTCAATATTATATACAAACCTCTTACAAGTCAATTTTCCAATCATTTAATGCAAAAAATTCGTACAAGATTTGGTGCAGATGTAACTCCAATGGAATTTACATACACAGCCATTAAAAATTTACAAAATGAAAAAGTATTATTTACTCTTGTAAATGACCAAAGTCCTTCTAACATAAAGAATGTTCATTGGATAAATTTCCTCAATCAGCAAACTGCCTTTATGTCAGGGGCGCTAACTATCACAAAAAGGCTCAATATTCCTGTTTGTTTTTTAGAGATAAAATCTTATAAATCTGGATTTTATGAATTATACCCTAAAGTTATAATTGAAGACAATACACACCACTCAACTGAAGGAGTCATTAAGATTTACGCACAACTACTAGAAGACAATATACGCCAAAAGCCCGAACTATGGCTGTGGTCGCACAGAAGATGGAAACACAAAGCGCAGTAG